One Comamonas odontotermitis genomic window, TTGAATTGATTTCCCTCATGGCATCCAACCCCGCTCACGACGCAGACCACTCCGGCCTGACACCGCTGGAAGGCACGGCCGGTGCCCGAGCACGCGCCAGCAAGCGCACCCGCGTGGGCCTCAACCTGTTCTGGCGCACTTTCTTCCTGCTGGCCATTCTGCTGACCGGCAGCATTCTGGCCTGGGTGCAGACCCTGCGCTCCCTGGAGACCGAGCCACGCGCCATTCAGACGGCGCAGCAGATTGCCTCGCTCGTCAACCTCAGCCGAGCGGCGCTGCTGCACTCAGACGCGATTGCCCGCGTATCCCTCGTCAAGACCATGGCCGACCAGGAAGGCGTGCGCATCGTGCCGCGCGAGCCCAAGGACACCTACGAGCCCATGGATACCTCCACGCCGCTGGGCGCGCGCCTGACGCAGGAGCTGACACGTCGCCTGGGCCCGGGAACCGTGGTGGCCAGCAGCGTCAACCACGAAGAAGGCCTGTGGGTGGGCTTTACCATCGATGGCGACCAGAACTGGTTCCTCATCGAGCCCTCGCGCTTCAACCCTGCGGGCGGCAAGACCTGGCTGATCTGGGTGCTGACGGCAGCAGCCCTGTCGCTGGCGGGTGCTGCCGTGATCGCAGGCCTCATCAACCGGCCGCTCAAGCAACTGTCAAGCGCCACCAACCGCCTGCGCGAGGGCGATTTCGCCGCGCAGCTGGACGAAGACGCGGTCACCAGCGAAATCCGTGAAGTGAACATCGGCTTCAACCGCATGAGCGAACGCCTGGCCAAGCTGGAGCAGGACCGGGCGGTCATGCTGGCGGGTATCTCGCACGACCTGCGCACGCCGCTGGCGCGGCTGCGGCTGGAGACCGAAAT contains:
- a CDS encoding sensor histidine kinase, whose amino-acid sequence is MASNPAHDADHSGLTPLEGTAGARARASKRTRVGLNLFWRTFFLLAILLTGSILAWVQTLRSLETEPRAIQTAQQIASLVNLSRAALLHSDAIARVSLVKTMADQEGVRIVPREPKDTYEPMDTSTPLGARLTQELTRRLGPGTVVASSVNHEEGLWVGFTIDGDQNWFLIEPSRFNPAGGKTWLIWVLTAAALSLAGAAVIAGLINRPLKQLSSATNRLREGDFAAQLDEDAVTSEIREVNIGFNRMSERLAKLEQDRAVMLAGISHDLRTPLARLRLETEMSVFDDVAREHMVADIVQLDATIDKFLDYARPDHAAKLTPVNVYGVVSSCVYAVQDHQELQINMTVPEELMASADEIELSRVLSNVLENARRYGKSPGTNYTRVDITVKFSDTTVTIRMRDHGPGVSADQLTNLTKPFFRGDTARTAAAGAGLGLSIVEKTVQRMGGRLTMANASDGSTGLVTSIYLRRAPDQPQGKEPKRRLQRPQIKRHLPGQPTNLGDLQ